DNA sequence from the Daphnia carinata strain CSIRO-1 chromosome 8, CSIRO_AGI_Dcar_HiC_V3, whole genome shotgun sequence genome:
TCTGAGGACGAAGTGAGTGCTAAACAAACCTCGGatcgaaaaagaattgctcTTCAGACATTTGTGGACGACGATGTCATTGTTTTATCAGATTGATGGACTCATCCTACCAGAAATTCAATAGTGTCGATATTTGTGTATTAACTCCACCAAATTCACAAATTCAATTTATCAAGAGAGTGCGGATTTCGTTCAGCGTAATATTTAATGTGATGTGTCGCTATTCCGAAGAGTACAGGGTTTCGTTGGCTGGTTATAGTACCAGACCTTATAGAAGCCGCATACTTCATCAGCAAAACTTCATTTGTTTCAGTTGGCTCTTTCCAGTGATCTAACGAATGCAGCATCTGTGCATGGGCAAATAAATTTTCAAACCAAATAACAATTACGTGACGAACGACAATCCCATGAAAAGAACTTGGCTTTTCTTCTACCTGTTGATCGTTCAACGTGAGGATGCGTAGAGCGTTTGGATGTTCGCACCATAACTTCAAACGAAAACGGACGGGTTGATGCTGTTGAAGTGGCAACAGAAGAAATGCTGCAAAGAGCGGACTACCATATGAAACGGCTTCAAACTGGTCAATTAACCGTTCATATCtacagaaaaatttttttttattcaattaagtATTATTGTCTTATCTTTTCTAATGACTGAATACTGACAGGTCGATGAAATCGTCCACTCCGCTTACAGGTCTACTGAAATCCAAATGTTGTCGCGCCAATTTGCGTAAGATAGGCCACATGTAATCACTGATCGTTTTGTCTAAGAAAAGATCATTGCCGGCCAGGAAAGTGCAAGCTAGACGAGCATAATGCTCTGTCGGTTGGACGTGGAAGAACCACGTAGgctgaagaaacaaaaggacgTAAACGGCTCGCAACGAAAACAGAGCCGTTtcggcgatgtttgttttCCCTTCGAGCGGCTTCTCAAGGTCTCGCTGGTACAGCAACACCAATGGTAAATAGATCCAGTCTGTTGGAAGCACTTGACGATGCTCAAGCGTCAACGCTGTCCTTAAATCATTCCTAGATTCTTCTGGCAGCAGTTGATCACTGTAAAAGTTTCCCAGCTGGCTTAATCCATTTAAAGTTGTCGATAACAAGGTCTCGTTCAGATGCAACTGTGACAAACTGGTTTCTAGATCAAATCCACGTAGaataaaatctttttgaaaGATCAGATGACGAATCCAATCTACAGCAACAACTTCTGCACCAGGACCAAGGCTCGTTATCGCTGTTAAGGCCACTTGATGTGCTAAACGTGACTGCTCGGGGGTGAAATTCTCCCACTCGGCGCAGATCATGAGGAACTCGTGAAGGAACTGCAACTCGTAACGCGTAAACCAATTTCCAGATAAACAAGATGGTGGACCAGTCAAATTCGCCAAGTAATCGAAACAGGAGCTGGGTATTGTCAAATCCACAACCTGTAATGTTAGTCAACTTATCAGCATGTGCACAGCATTAACAAAACTAGCTAGCTAACTAACCTGGACAGATGCACTTTTATCTTTCCAAATCCTCAATAGCCGAAAAATGGATGTGAATAAAGGGAAAGGACTAGAAGAGGCCATTATCGGGACCAATTCTCCACCCATCGCAGTGGCACAGACGGATGGAAGAGACTCCGGAAACCTAGAACAAGACTGCAATGTGGAAGAAAGATTGCTGTGGCGAATTAGCAATTTGGCGAGCTCTTGCATGGGTTCCGAATGAAGCAATGGAAGGATATGACTACGACAAAGTTTGTCCAGTAAAGAAGGAGCCTGTGGATCAATCCAATGCGTGTAAAACGTTGCTAACAAGTGAATCCCGGTAGCTAGTAGGCTTCCAGCTGAATCTGGGATGGGATCCGTATTTTTCCGTAACTGCCACGTCCACTTGGCCACACAAATTTCCACAGCTTCCCTTAAACCGCCAACCTGTTTAATATGCAAATATTTATGGTCTCCCCTGCAGCTTCCTGCGCAGGATCCTGAAGTGCAACATGCACTTAAGAAGGCTTCCATCAATAACAGCAGAGATGAACCCAAGTGGTGACTGAAGCGTGcattgctgctgttgctgtacCCAGAATCCATCGAGATCGAAGACTGATAACACTGAAGCTGTGGAAACCAAACTGGATAAAATTCCAAGAATGATTCGATGCCGACTCCATGTCGGAGTAGGGTGCGCCATGTATGATAACTATCCAGCACTAGTAGAAGGGCTTCTTGTGTTGGTAAACTTAGTTTCACCGTATCTATCGCTACGTAAATCTTGATGGATTCTAGAAGAGAATATTTAACGACGAGCTTGGTGGCAAGCTCTGC
Encoded proteins:
- the LOC130704031 gene encoding RNA polymerase II-associated protein 1-like isoform X2: MMDKDILHEQQQLLQTLDPKLIALLKNKKKSTSSSNQVMVENPPVKEISKETEDEPEIREICEMKKSKWLHMNHVEKEKVRWMSSLPPLKEIPGESFQARFDFQGHLLAANVDLPVTAGLHHHGEEPERAGYSINELMLLSRSSKMQQRVLALNTLASILENTRLGIFDSCFEAPLIPVLLDNGFLMLLRFCLDDSAPSVVAAALVAFSRFLSSPFDETCLERCYIWHLGEKQPNLCSRIQMDSTDQEQEAEMKDNEMSRVDVIKVCLRMDILLRIRYIFEEIRPEAPAVIAGLEILTRMARHSSAVAQSIVDFPRLMDVVFNCFLPKDVTSLCTSQEQDRVNNVYGLPVRQVLRLARVIASWNAELATKLVVKYSLLESIKIYVAIDTVKLSLPTQEALLLVLDSYHTWRTLLRHGVGIESFLEFYPVWFPQLQCYQSSISMDSGYSNSSNARFSHHLGSSLLLLMEAFLSACCTSGSCAGSCRGDHKYLHIKQVGGLREAVEICVAKWTWQLRKNTDPIPDSAGSLLATGIHLLATFYTHWIDPQAPSLLDKLCRSHILPLLHSEPMQELAKLLIRHSNLSSTLQSCSRFPESLPSVCATAMGGELVPIMASSSPFPLFTSIFRLLRIWKDKSASVQVVDLTIPSSCFDYLANLTGPPSCLSGNWFTRYELQFLHEFLMICAEWENFTPEQSRLAHQVALTAITSLGPGAEVVAVDWIRHLIFQKDFILRGFDLETSLSQLHLNETLLSTTLNGLSQLGNFYSDQLLPEESRNDLRTALTLEHRQVLPTDWIYLPLVLLYQRDLEKPLEGKTNIAETALFSLRAVYVLLFLQPTWFFHVQPTEHYARLACTFLAGNDLFLDKTISDYMWPILRKLARQHLDFSRPVSGVDDFIDLYERLIDQFEAVSYGSPLFAAFLLLPLQQHQPVRFRLKLWCEHPNALRILTLNDQQMLHSLDHWKEPTETNEVLLMKYAASIRSGTITSQRNPVLFGIATHHIKYYAERNPHSLDKLNL
- the LOC130704031 gene encoding RNA polymerase II-associated protein 1-like isoform X1; translation: MAARPKLVCEEDELMKMQEEFRSGRITNSATSEVIKSPHTSHESTTGKKSLFAARREMVEKIKENPFHYQHSKVQVLKDVVEKCESIEIKVHDQKRENPFPEVFQRTKSMKASGSGSIFAQQLRKAKMIKDDEIAELPSVTLPPCLNQCSEIAKAVLGETEANKIHHENVQKLSSMMDKDILHEQQQLLQTLDPKLIALLKNKKKSTSSSNQVMVENPPVKEISKETEDEPEIREICEMKKSKWLHMNHVEKEKVRWMSSLPPLKEIPGESFQARFDFQGHLLAANVDLPVTAGLHHHGEEPERAGYSINELMLLSRSSKMQQRVLALNTLASILENTRLGIFDSCFEAPLIPVLLDNGFLMLLRFCLDDSAPSVVAAALVAFSRFLSSPFDETCLERCYIWHLGEKQPNLCSRIQMDSTDQEQEAEMKDNEMSRVDVIKVCLRMDILLRIRYIFEEIRPEAPAVIAGLEILTRMARHSSAVAQSIVDFPRLMDVVFNCFLPKDVTSLCTSQEQDRVNNVYGLPVRQVLRLARVIASWNAELATKLVVKYSLLESIKIYVAIDTVKLSLPTQEALLLVLDSYHTWRTLLRHGVGIESFLEFYPVWFPQLQCYQSSISMDSGYSNSSNARFSHHLGSSLLLLMEAFLSACCTSGSCAGSCRGDHKYLHIKQVGGLREAVEICVAKWTWQLRKNTDPIPDSAGSLLATGIHLLATFYTHWIDPQAPSLLDKLCRSHILPLLHSEPMQELAKLLIRHSNLSSTLQSCSRFPESLPSVCATAMGGELVPIMASSSPFPLFTSIFRLLRIWKDKSASVQVVDLTIPSSCFDYLANLTGPPSCLSGNWFTRYELQFLHEFLMICAEWENFTPEQSRLAHQVALTAITSLGPGAEVVAVDWIRHLIFQKDFILRGFDLETSLSQLHLNETLLSTTLNGLSQLGNFYSDQLLPEESRNDLRTALTLEHRQVLPTDWIYLPLVLLYQRDLEKPLEGKTNIAETALFSLRAVYVLLFLQPTWFFHVQPTEHYARLACTFLAGNDLFLDKTISDYMWPILRKLARQHLDFSRPVSGVDDFIDLYERLIDQFEAVSYGSPLFAAFLLLPLQQHQPVRFRLKLWCEHPNALRILTLNDQQMLHSLDHWKEPTETNEVLLMKYAASIRSGTITSQRNPVLFGIATHHIKYYAERNPHSLDKLNL